A window from Gemmatimonadales bacterium encodes these proteins:
- a CDS encoding ABC transporter ATP-binding protein, which produces MSAAPPPRRSDAPPLLELRDLRVTFHVEGGVARAVDGIDVVIDAGETVGLVGESGCGKSVASLAVLRLVEPDGHVAHGSSVRLEGRDLLALPMKEMRHVRGNHVALIFQEPMSALNPVLPIGEQIAEVVRTHENVKRKDAWARAVEMLKLVGIPDPEERARHYAHQLSGGMCQRVLIAMALVCRPKLLIADEPTTALDVTIQAEILELLAGLQARLGMAVLLITHNLGIVAETTRRVYVMYAGQIVEEAPTEELFARPAHPYTEGLMAAVPKLDEKRERLAAIPGQVPPATSWPAGCRFHPRCPYAWEKCRTEMPPLLDAGPGHRSRCWLIAEPGRKTHRRTDAPPHRGDQ; this is translated from the coding sequence GTGAGCGCCGCTCCGCCGCCCCGCCGTTCCGACGCTCCGCCCCTGCTCGAGCTCAGGGACCTCCGGGTGACGTTCCACGTCGAGGGCGGGGTCGCGCGGGCGGTGGACGGCATCGACGTGGTGATCGACGCGGGCGAGACGGTCGGCCTGGTCGGAGAATCGGGGTGCGGCAAGAGCGTGGCGTCGCTCGCGGTACTGCGCCTGGTCGAGCCCGACGGCCACGTCGCTCACGGGAGCAGCGTGCGGCTCGAAGGTCGCGACCTCCTCGCGCTCCCGATGAAGGAGATGCGCCACGTCCGCGGCAACCACGTCGCGCTGATCTTCCAGGAGCCGATGAGCGCGCTCAACCCGGTGCTCCCGATCGGCGAACAGATCGCCGAAGTGGTGCGGACGCACGAGAACGTGAAGCGGAAGGACGCGTGGGCGCGCGCGGTCGAGATGCTGAAGCTGGTGGGCATTCCCGACCCGGAGGAGCGCGCGCGCCACTACGCACACCAGCTCTCCGGCGGGATGTGCCAGCGGGTGCTTATCGCGATGGCGCTGGTCTGCCGGCCCAAGCTGCTCATCGCCGACGAGCCGACGACCGCGCTGGACGTCACGATCCAGGCCGAGATCCTCGAGCTGCTCGCCGGGCTCCAGGCGCGCCTCGGTATGGCGGTGCTGCTGATCACCCACAACCTCGGCATCGTGGCCGAGACGACGCGGCGCGTGTACGTGATGTACGCCGGCCAGATAGTGGAGGAGGCGCCGACGGAGGAGCTGTTCGCGCGGCCGGCGCACCCGTACACCGAGGGGCTGATGGCGGCGGTGCCGAAGCTGGACGAGAAGCGCGAGCGGCTCGCGGCCATCCCGGGCCAGGTGCCGCCGGCGACGAGCTGGCCCGCGGGCTGCCGGTTCCATCCGCGGTGCCCGTACGCGTGGGAGAAGTGCCGGACGGAGATGCCGCCCTTGCTGGACGCGGGACCGGGTCACCGGTCGAGGTGCTGGCTGATCGCGGAGCCGGGAAGAAAGACGCACCGACGCACGGACGCACCGCCGCACCGTGGTGATCAGTGA